The proteins below come from a single Periophthalmus magnuspinnatus isolate fPerMag1 chromosome 7, fPerMag1.2.pri, whole genome shotgun sequence genomic window:
- the kif5aa gene encoding kinesin family member 5Aa isoform X2, which produces MADVVSECNIKVLCRFRPLNQSEIIRGDQFIAKFQGDDTVIIGGKSYVFDRVFPTNTTQEQVYNTSAKQIVKDVLGGYNGTIFAYGQTSSGKTHTMEGKLHDPHQMGIIPRIAEDIFNHIFAMDENLEFHIKVSYFEIYMDKIRDLLDVTKTNLSVHEDKNRVPYVKGCTERFVSSPDEVMDVIDEGKANRHVAVTNMNEHSSRSHSIFLINIKQEHVETEQKLCGKLYLVDLAGSEKVSKTGAAGSVLDEAKNINKSLSALGNVISALAEGTKTHVPYRDSKMTRILQDSLGGNCRTTMFICCSPSSYNDTETKSTLMFGQRAKTIRNTASINLELTAEQWKRKYEKEKEKNKSLKETIQKLEAELNRWRNGEDVPETERTTSDVVNRFETIEERPVLDNDSSSIVVRISEEERQKYEEEIRKLYKQLDDKDDEINLQCQLVEKLKQQMLDQDELLASSRGDGDKVQAELGRLQVESDCAKAEVKEVLQALEELAINYDQKSQEVEEKGLQNQLLADQLAQKMASLMELEAELSRMQEVSGQQRKRIADVLNGLMRDLSEFSSIVGNGELKLPVEISGAIEEEFTVARLYISKIKSEVKSMVKRCRQLENMQLECHRKMEETGRELSSCQLLISQHEAKIRSLTEYMQSVEQKKRLLEESHDSLSEELAKLQDHENSQVEDKDGEKGETEKSSRQQVETHRGLHHKQLSRLRDEINEKQRLIDELTDQNSALQLELAQVRSDFERLKSQDCTKSERLEELSFLHERHEQTKQDLKGLEETVARELQTLHNLRKLFVQDLTSRVKKSSEMEPDDSGGSCTQKQKISFLENNLDQLTKVHKQLVRDNADLRCELPKLEKRLRSTAERVKALETALRDAKEGAMMDRRRYQQEVDRIKDAMKAKNALRRPHAAQIAKPVRPKQLPVCSPTNPFYTYIRATEHANTYSNALFQKSVPQTAPSTGTSVTPNSVQTNTVSTALGYRAGRYNGDILESYPLNIDNGNSISDARDINDNRPDAHCGSQVDDSNRQFIMQQQETAAS; this is translated from the exons ATGGCCGACGTCGTCTCGGAGTGTAATATCAAAGTGCTGTGTCGCTTTCGCCCGCTCAACCAGTCTGAGATCATACGCGGGGACCAGTTCATCGCCAAGTTCCAAGGAGACGACACTGTCATCATTGGG GGAAAGTCCTATGTGTTTGACCGAGTTTTCCCCACCAACACCACCCAGGAGCAGGTCTACAACACCAGTGCCAAGCAGATCGTCAAGG atGTGTTGGGTGGATACAATGGCACCATCTTTGCATATGGACAGACCTCCTCTGGAAAGACCCACACCATGGAG GGTAAGCTCCATGACCCCCACCAGATGGGCATCATCCCTCGCATCGCTGAGGACATCTTCAACCATATCTTTGCCATGGACGAGAACCTGGAGTTCCACATCAAG GTGTCCTACTTTGAGATCTACATGGACAAGATCCGTGACCTTCTGGATG TGACCAAGACCAACCTGTCTGTGCATGAGGACAAGAACCGTGTCCCCTATGTCAAG GGCTGCACCGAGCGCTTCGTGTCCAGTCCTGATGAGGTGATGGATGTGATCGATGAGGGCAAAGCTAACCGACATGTCGCTGTGACCA ACATGAACGAACACAGCTCCAGGAGTCACAGCATCTTCCTGATCAACATCAAGCAGGAGCATGTGGAGACCGAGCAGAAGCTGTGTGGGAAGCTTTACCTGGTGGACCTGGCTGGAAGCGAGAAG GTGAGTAAAACTGGAGCTGCTGGGTCAGTCCTGGACGAGGCCAAGAACATCAACAAGTCCCTGTCTGCTCTGGGCAATGTCATCTCTGCTCTGGCCGAGGGGACG AAAACCCATGTCCCGTACCGTGACAGTAAGATGACACGGATCCTGCAGGACTCTCTAGGGGGTAACTGTAGGACCACCATGTTCATCTGCTGCTCGCCCTCCAGCTACAACGACACGGAGACCAAGTCCACGCTCATGTTTGGACAACG TGCAAAGACCATCAGGAACACAGCCTCCATCAACCTGGAGCTGACGGCCGAGCAGTGGAAGAGGAAGTacgagaaggagaaggagaagaacaaGAGTCTGAAGGAGACCATCCAGAAGCTGGAGGCCGAGCTCAACCGCTGGAGAAACG GAGAAGATGTGCCTGAGACGGAGAGGACCACTTCTGATGTGGTGAACCGCTTTGAGACCATTGAGGAGCGTCCTGTTTTGGACAACGACTCCTCCTCCATCGTGGTGCGCATCtctgaggaggagaggcagaagtACGAGGAGGAGATACGCAAACTCTACAAGCAACTGGACGACAAG GATGATGAGATTAACCTGCAGTGTCAGCTGGTGGAGAAACTGAAGCAGCAGATGCTGGACCAGGATGAG CTGCTGGCGTCGTCCCGCGGTGACGGGGACAAGGTGCAGGCCGAGCTGGGCCGTCTGCAGGTGGAGAGTGACTGTGCCAAAGCTGAGGTGAAGGAGGTGCTGCAGGCCTTGGAGGAACTGGCCATCAACTATGACCAGAAGAGCCAAGAGGTGGAAGAGAAGGGCCTACAGAACCAGCTGCTGGCTGATCAACTCGCTCAGAAGATG GCGAGTCTAATGGAGCTGGAGGCGGAGCTGTCCCGTATGCAGGAGGTGAGCGGTCAGCAGAGGAAGAGGATCGCAGATGTGCTCAACGGCCTCATGAGAGACCTGAGCGAGTTTAGCTCTATCGTGGGCAACGGGGAGCTCAAACTG CCGGTAGAGATCAGTGGGGCCATCGAGGAGGAGTTCACCGTGGCTCGTCTCTACATCTCTAAGATCAAGTCTGAGGTGAAGTCCATGGTCAAGAGGTGCAGGCAGCTCGAGAACATGCAGCTCGAGTGTCACCGCAAGATGGAGGAGACAGGCCGTGAACTGTCCTCCTGCCAGCTGCTCATCTCCCAG CACGAGGCGAAGATCCGCTCTCTGACTGAGTACATGCAGAGtgtggagcagaagaagaggctGCTGGAGGAGAGCCACGACTCCCTGAGCGAGGAGCTGGCCAAGCTACAGGACCACG AGAACTCCCAAGTGGAGGATAAggatggagagaagggagagaccGAG AAATCCTCCCGCCAGCAGGTGGAGACACACCGTGGCCTGCACCACAAGCAGCTGTCCCGCCTGCGCGATGAGATAAACGAGAAGCAGAGGCTCATCGACGAGCTCACTGA TCAGAACTCAGCACTGCAGCTGGAGCTGGCCCAGGTGCGCTCAGACTTTGAGCGTCTCAAGAGTCAGGACTGCACCAAGAGTGAGCGTCTGGAGGAGCTCTC ATTTCTGCACGAGCGCCACGAGCAGACCAAGCAGGACCTCAAGGGCCTGGAGGAGACCGTC GCCCGCGAGCTCCAGACCCTCCACAACCTGCGCAAGCTGTTCGTTCAAGACCTCACGTCACGGGTTAAAAAA AGTTCCGAAATGGAGCCTGATGATAGCGGGGGGTCTTGCACCCAGAAGCAGAAGATTTCCTTTCTTGAAAACAACCTGGACCAGCTTACAAAGGTTCACAAACAG CTGGTTCGTGACAATGCAGATCTGCGCTGCGAGCTTCCAAAGCTGGAGAAGCGTCTGCGGTCTACTGCTGAGAGAGTTAAGGCCCTGGAGACTGCACTGAGAGACGCTAAGGAGGGAGCTATGATGGACCGCCGCCGCTACCAACAGGAAGTGGACCGCATCAAGGACGCCATGAAGGCCAAGAACGCTTTGCGCCGCCCTCACGCTGCTCAGATCG cTAAACCAGTGCGACCCAAACAGCTGCCCGTGTGCTCCCCCACTAACCCCTTCTACACGTACATCCGGGCCACGGAGCACGCCAACACCTACAGCAACGCCCTGTTCCAGAAGAGTGTCCCCCAAACGGCCCCCAGCACGGGCACTAGTGTGACCCCCAACTCTGTGCAGACCAACAC AGTTTCCACAGCCCTGGGCTACAGAGCGGGCAGATATAATGGAGACATCCTGGAGTCATACCCTCTCAACATTGACAACG GAAACAGCATCAGTGACGCAAGAGACATCAATGACAACAG ACCTGATGCACACTGTGGCAGCCAGGTGGATGACTCAAACCGGCAGTTCATCATGCAGCAGCAGGAGACCGCCGCCAGTTAA
- the kif5aa gene encoding kinesin family member 5Aa isoform X1, whose translation MADVVSECNIKVLCRFRPLNQSEIIRGDQFIAKFQGDDTVIIGGKSYVFDRVFPTNTTQEQVYNTSAKQIVKDVLGGYNGTIFAYGQTSSGKTHTMEGKLHDPHQMGIIPRIAEDIFNHIFAMDENLEFHIKVSYFEIYMDKIRDLLDVTKTNLSVHEDKNRVPYVKGCTERFVSSPDEVMDVIDEGKANRHVAVTNMNEHSSRSHSIFLINIKQEHVETEQKLCGKLYLVDLAGSEKVSKTGAAGSVLDEAKNINKSLSALGNVISALAEGTKTHVPYRDSKMTRILQDSLGGNCRTTMFICCSPSSYNDTETKSTLMFGQRAKTIRNTASINLELTAEQWKRKYEKEKEKNKSLKETIQKLEAELNRWRNGEDVPETERTTSDVVNRFETIEERPVLDNDSSSIVVRISEEERQKYEEEIRKLYKQLDDKDDEINLQCQLVEKLKQQMLDQDELLASSRGDGDKVQAELGRLQVESDCAKAEVKEVLQALEELAINYDQKSQEVEEKGLQNQLLADQLAQKMASLMELEAELSRMQEVSGQQRKRIADVLNGLMRDLSEFSSIVGNGELKLPVEISGAIEEEFTVARLYISKIKSEVKSMVKRCRQLENMQLECHRKMEETGRELSSCQLLISQHEAKIRSLTEYMQSVEQKKRLLEESHDSLSEELAKLQDHENSQVEDKDGEKGETEKSSRQQVETHRGLHHKQLSRLRDEINEKQRLIDELTDQNSALQLELAQVRSDFERLKSQDCTKSERLEELSDDNVFTVRFLHERHEQTKQDLKGLEETVARELQTLHNLRKLFVQDLTSRVKKSSEMEPDDSGGSCTQKQKISFLENNLDQLTKVHKQLVRDNADLRCELPKLEKRLRSTAERVKALETALRDAKEGAMMDRRRYQQEVDRIKDAMKAKNALRRPHAAQIAKPVRPKQLPVCSPTNPFYTYIRATEHANTYSNALFQKSVPQTAPSTGTSVTPNSVQTNTVSTALGYRAGRYNGDILESYPLNIDNGNSISDARDINDNRPDAHCGSQVDDSNRQFIMQQQETAAS comes from the exons ATGGCCGACGTCGTCTCGGAGTGTAATATCAAAGTGCTGTGTCGCTTTCGCCCGCTCAACCAGTCTGAGATCATACGCGGGGACCAGTTCATCGCCAAGTTCCAAGGAGACGACACTGTCATCATTGGG GGAAAGTCCTATGTGTTTGACCGAGTTTTCCCCACCAACACCACCCAGGAGCAGGTCTACAACACCAGTGCCAAGCAGATCGTCAAGG atGTGTTGGGTGGATACAATGGCACCATCTTTGCATATGGACAGACCTCCTCTGGAAAGACCCACACCATGGAG GGTAAGCTCCATGACCCCCACCAGATGGGCATCATCCCTCGCATCGCTGAGGACATCTTCAACCATATCTTTGCCATGGACGAGAACCTGGAGTTCCACATCAAG GTGTCCTACTTTGAGATCTACATGGACAAGATCCGTGACCTTCTGGATG TGACCAAGACCAACCTGTCTGTGCATGAGGACAAGAACCGTGTCCCCTATGTCAAG GGCTGCACCGAGCGCTTCGTGTCCAGTCCTGATGAGGTGATGGATGTGATCGATGAGGGCAAAGCTAACCGACATGTCGCTGTGACCA ACATGAACGAACACAGCTCCAGGAGTCACAGCATCTTCCTGATCAACATCAAGCAGGAGCATGTGGAGACCGAGCAGAAGCTGTGTGGGAAGCTTTACCTGGTGGACCTGGCTGGAAGCGAGAAG GTGAGTAAAACTGGAGCTGCTGGGTCAGTCCTGGACGAGGCCAAGAACATCAACAAGTCCCTGTCTGCTCTGGGCAATGTCATCTCTGCTCTGGCCGAGGGGACG AAAACCCATGTCCCGTACCGTGACAGTAAGATGACACGGATCCTGCAGGACTCTCTAGGGGGTAACTGTAGGACCACCATGTTCATCTGCTGCTCGCCCTCCAGCTACAACGACACGGAGACCAAGTCCACGCTCATGTTTGGACAACG TGCAAAGACCATCAGGAACACAGCCTCCATCAACCTGGAGCTGACGGCCGAGCAGTGGAAGAGGAAGTacgagaaggagaaggagaagaacaaGAGTCTGAAGGAGACCATCCAGAAGCTGGAGGCCGAGCTCAACCGCTGGAGAAACG GAGAAGATGTGCCTGAGACGGAGAGGACCACTTCTGATGTGGTGAACCGCTTTGAGACCATTGAGGAGCGTCCTGTTTTGGACAACGACTCCTCCTCCATCGTGGTGCGCATCtctgaggaggagaggcagaagtACGAGGAGGAGATACGCAAACTCTACAAGCAACTGGACGACAAG GATGATGAGATTAACCTGCAGTGTCAGCTGGTGGAGAAACTGAAGCAGCAGATGCTGGACCAGGATGAG CTGCTGGCGTCGTCCCGCGGTGACGGGGACAAGGTGCAGGCCGAGCTGGGCCGTCTGCAGGTGGAGAGTGACTGTGCCAAAGCTGAGGTGAAGGAGGTGCTGCAGGCCTTGGAGGAACTGGCCATCAACTATGACCAGAAGAGCCAAGAGGTGGAAGAGAAGGGCCTACAGAACCAGCTGCTGGCTGATCAACTCGCTCAGAAGATG GCGAGTCTAATGGAGCTGGAGGCGGAGCTGTCCCGTATGCAGGAGGTGAGCGGTCAGCAGAGGAAGAGGATCGCAGATGTGCTCAACGGCCTCATGAGAGACCTGAGCGAGTTTAGCTCTATCGTGGGCAACGGGGAGCTCAAACTG CCGGTAGAGATCAGTGGGGCCATCGAGGAGGAGTTCACCGTGGCTCGTCTCTACATCTCTAAGATCAAGTCTGAGGTGAAGTCCATGGTCAAGAGGTGCAGGCAGCTCGAGAACATGCAGCTCGAGTGTCACCGCAAGATGGAGGAGACAGGCCGTGAACTGTCCTCCTGCCAGCTGCTCATCTCCCAG CACGAGGCGAAGATCCGCTCTCTGACTGAGTACATGCAGAGtgtggagcagaagaagaggctGCTGGAGGAGAGCCACGACTCCCTGAGCGAGGAGCTGGCCAAGCTACAGGACCACG AGAACTCCCAAGTGGAGGATAAggatggagagaagggagagaccGAG AAATCCTCCCGCCAGCAGGTGGAGACACACCGTGGCCTGCACCACAAGCAGCTGTCCCGCCTGCGCGATGAGATAAACGAGAAGCAGAGGCTCATCGACGAGCTCACTGA TCAGAACTCAGCACTGCAGCTGGAGCTGGCCCAGGTGCGCTCAGACTTTGAGCGTCTCAAGAGTCAGGACTGCACCAAGAGTGAGCGTCTGGAGGAGCTCTC TGATGACAATGTTTTCACTGTCAGATTTCTGCACGAGCGCCACGAGCAGACCAAGCAGGACCTCAAGGGCCTGGAGGAGACCGTC GCCCGCGAGCTCCAGACCCTCCACAACCTGCGCAAGCTGTTCGTTCAAGACCTCACGTCACGGGTTAAAAAA AGTTCCGAAATGGAGCCTGATGATAGCGGGGGGTCTTGCACCCAGAAGCAGAAGATTTCCTTTCTTGAAAACAACCTGGACCAGCTTACAAAGGTTCACAAACAG CTGGTTCGTGACAATGCAGATCTGCGCTGCGAGCTTCCAAAGCTGGAGAAGCGTCTGCGGTCTACTGCTGAGAGAGTTAAGGCCCTGGAGACTGCACTGAGAGACGCTAAGGAGGGAGCTATGATGGACCGCCGCCGCTACCAACAGGAAGTGGACCGCATCAAGGACGCCATGAAGGCCAAGAACGCTTTGCGCCGCCCTCACGCTGCTCAGATCG cTAAACCAGTGCGACCCAAACAGCTGCCCGTGTGCTCCCCCACTAACCCCTTCTACACGTACATCCGGGCCACGGAGCACGCCAACACCTACAGCAACGCCCTGTTCCAGAAGAGTGTCCCCCAAACGGCCCCCAGCACGGGCACTAGTGTGACCCCCAACTCTGTGCAGACCAACAC AGTTTCCACAGCCCTGGGCTACAGAGCGGGCAGATATAATGGAGACATCCTGGAGTCATACCCTCTCAACATTGACAACG GAAACAGCATCAGTGACGCAAGAGACATCAATGACAACAG ACCTGATGCACACTGTGGCAGCCAGGTGGATGACTCAAACCGGCAGTTCATCATGCAGCAGCAGGAGACCGCCGCCAGTTAA